A genome region from Chloroflexota bacterium includes the following:
- a CDS encoding tRNA uridine(34) 5-carboxymethylaminomethyl modification radical SAM/GNAT enzyme Elp3 gives MKKLARTISGVTPVAAMTRPMKCPGQCLYCPTFANTPRSYTPESPAVLRARRCDYDPGQQVALRLHVLEEMGHPTDKVELIVMGGTFLAQPLDYQYEFIKGCYDALNERESATLEEAKRLNESANHRCTGLCIETRPDWCRQEEVERMLEFGTTRVELGVQTLDDDIYRLVRRGHLVEDVVSATSLLKEHGFKVYYHWMPGLPGSNPEQDLELSKKLFDDAHFRPDGLKLYPTMVVEGTELEKWYQEGRFIPYDFDTMVNLLVDIKAMVPRYVRISRVLRDIPPQFITGGPRDSLRGLLRERLQERGLECQCIRCREYGHRARDGWEIGEPRLTRLDYEASDGREIFLSFEDEKETLFGLLRMRIQDRPVPVLGPEQEGNLAIIRELHTFGPEVPLAEQRPDAAQHKGIGRALLREAERIAAEEFRAGQMLVLSGVGAREYYRTESGYSSLGEYMVKELKSEV, from the coding sequence ATGAAAAAACTCGCCAGGACCATATCAGGAGTGACGCCGGTGGCGGCCATGACCCGGCCTATGAAGTGCCCGGGACAGTGCCTGTACTGCCCGACCTTCGCCAACACGCCGCGCAGCTATACGCCAGAATCGCCAGCCGTCCTCCGGGCCAGGCGGTGCGATTACGACCCCGGTCAGCAGGTAGCACTGAGGTTGCACGTGCTCGAGGAGATGGGCCACCCCACCGATAAAGTGGAGCTGATAGTCATGGGCGGGACTTTTCTGGCGCAACCGCTGGACTATCAGTATGAGTTCATCAAGGGGTGCTATGATGCCCTGAACGAGCGGGAGTCAGCGACGCTGGAAGAGGCGAAGCGCTTAAACGAGTCTGCCAATCACCGCTGCACCGGATTATGTATCGAAACCAGGCCCGACTGGTGCCGTCAGGAGGAGGTCGAGCGCATGCTCGAATTTGGCACCACGCGTGTTGAACTCGGCGTGCAGACCTTGGATGACGATATTTACCGCCTGGTCCGAAGGGGACACCTGGTTGAAGACGTGGTGAGTGCCACATCGCTGCTCAAGGAACACGGTTTTAAGGTGTACTATCACTGGATGCCCGGGCTGCCCGGCTCCAACCCCGAGCAAGACCTTGAGTTATCCAAAAAGCTATTCGACGATGCCCACTTCCGGCCGGATGGGCTGAAGCTGTACCCGACCATGGTCGTGGAGGGGACCGAGCTGGAAAAGTGGTATCAGGAAGGGCGTTTCATTCCGTACGATTTCGATACCATGGTCAATCTGCTGGTGGATATAAAGGCGATGGTGCCCAGGTACGTCAGGATTTCCCGGGTGCTGCGCGATATACCGCCGCAATTCATTACCGGTGGCCCCAGAGACTCCCTGCGCGGTCTGTTGAGAGAGCGCCTGCAGGAGCGAGGGCTGGAGTGCCAGTGCATCCGTTGCCGTGAATACGGACACCGGGCGAGGGATGGCTGGGAGATAGGTGAACCTCGGCTGACGCGTCTCGACTATGAGGCGTCCGACGGCCGGGAGATATTCCTTTCTTTTGAAGACGAAAAGGAAACGCTTTTCGGCCTGCTGCGGATGCGGATTCAGGATAGACCGGTGCCGGTTTTAGGGCCGGAACAGGAGGGGAACCTGGCCATAATCAGGGAGCTACATACTTTCGGTCCCGAGGTGCCGCTGGCCGAGCAGCGACCGGACGCCGCACAGCATAAAGGAATCGGCAGGGCACTTCTCCGGGAGGCGGAGCGAATTGCTGCGGAGGAATTTCGGGCAGGGCAGATGCTGGTGCTGAGCGGGGTCGGGGCCCGAGAATACTACCGCACCGAATCTGGCTACAGCTCACTGGGCGAGTACATGGTCAAAGAGCTGAAGTCTGAAGTCTGA